From the Macaca nemestrina isolate mMacNem1 chromosome 7, mMacNem.hap1, whole genome shotgun sequence genome, one window contains:
- the LOC105497475 gene encoding homer protein homolog 2 isoform X6: MPASKQAVTVSYFYDVTRNSYRIISVDGAKVIINSTITPNMTFTKTSQKFGQWADSRANTVFGLGFSSEQQLTKFAEKFQEVKEAAKIAKDKTQEKIETSSDHSQESGRETPSSTQASSVNGTDDEKASHTGPANTHLKSENDKLKIALTQSAANVKKWEIELQTLRESNARLTTALQESAASVEQWKRQFSICRDENDRLRNKIDELEEQCSEINREKEKNTQLKRRIEDLEAELREKETELKDLRKQSEIIPQLMSECEYVSEKLEAAERDNQNLEDKVRSLKTDIEESKYRQRHLKVELKSFLEVLDGKIDDLHDFRRGLSKLGTDN, from the exons GTGATCATAAACAGCACAATCACACCGAATATGACCTTCACCAAAACGTCACAGAAGTTTGGGCAGTGGGCCGACAGCAGAGCCAACACGGTGTTTGGTTTGGGGTTTTCCTCTGAGCAGCAGCTGACAAAG TTTGCAGAGAAATTCCAGGAGGTGAAAGAAGCTGCCAAGATAGCCAAAGACAAGACGCAGGAGAAAATCGagacctcaagtgatcattcCCAA GAATCTGggcgtgaaaccccatcttctaCTCAGGCATCCAGTGTCAATGGGACGGACGATGAAAAGGCCTCTCACACCGGTCCAGCCAACACGCACCTGAAGTCTGAGAATGATAAGCTGAAGATTGCCTTGACGCAGAG CGCTGCCAACGTGAAGAAATGGGAGATCGAGCTGCAGACCCTGCGGGAGAGCAATGCCCGGCTGACCACAGCACTGCAGGAGTCGGCAGCCAGTGTGGAGCAGTGGAAGAGGCAGTTCTCCATCTGCCGCGACGAGAACGATCGGCTCCGCAACAAG ATTGATGAGCTGGAAGAACAATGCAGTGAGATcaacagagagaaggagaagaacaCACAACTGAAGAGGAGGATCGAGGACCTGGAGGCAGAGCTCCGAGAAAAGGAGACA GAGCTGAAAGATCTCCGAAAACAAAGTGAAATCATACCTCAGCTCATGTCAGAGTGTGAATATGTCTCTGAGAAGCTAGAG GCGGCAGAGAGAGACAATCAAAACCTGGAAGACAAAGTGCGTTCCTTAAAGACAGACATTGAGGAGAGCAAATACCGACAGCGCCACCTGAAGGTGGAGTTGAAGAGCTTCCTGGAGGTGCTGGATGGGAAGATTGACGACCTGCATGACTTCCGCCGAGGCCTCTCCAAGCTGGGCACCGATAACTAG